One Faecalispora anaeroviscerum genomic window carries:
- a CDS encoding recombinase family protein, translating to MKQNRYLPFGYHIVSGVLTINETEAEAVRRIYADYLSGLSYQSIAAKMSAGAVPYKADSPKWNKHMVKRILENPRYTGEKGFPSLIEPECYHAVSEIIQQKNICQPLSEGLNIIRKKLYCFDCGSKYERDGRNPEYESWCGKAEGRTGRRISDEILLKSICTALNTVIAQPEILGQRERRPYEPSLDVTKLNNQINRELEKTEVDSDYAKLLIFNCAAEKYAACSDYESEYLTEQLQKRFQSQQPLTEFDPALFEETVKQVLLEPDGTAHLKLINNQIIDINTTERSTLIC from the coding sequence ATGAAGCAAAACCGATACCTTCCCTTCGGATACCATATCGTAAGCGGAGTGCTGACAATCAATGAAACCGAAGCGGAAGCGGTCAGACGTATCTATGCCGATTACTTATCCGGTCTGTCCTATCAATCCATCGCCGCGAAAATGTCCGCAGGAGCCGTCCCCTATAAGGCAGACAGTCCCAAATGGAACAAGCACATGGTAAAACGGATACTGGAAAATCCGAGATACACCGGAGAGAAAGGCTTTCCTTCTTTGATTGAGCCAGAATGCTATCACGCCGTTTCCGAAATCATTCAACAGAAAAATATTTGTCAGCCTCTTTCTGAAGGATTAAATATAATCCGCAAAAAGCTGTATTGCTTTGACTGCGGGAGCAAATACGAGCGGGATGGCCGCAATCCTGAATATGAAAGCTGGTGCGGCAAAGCCGAGGGACGCACAGGACGGCGTATTTCGGACGAAATCCTACTGAAGAGCATCTGTACTGCCCTGAACACTGTCATCGCACAGCCGGAGATTTTAGGGCAGCGTGAGCGCCGTCCTTACGAACCGTCGTTGGACGTCACCAAGTTGAACAATCAGATCAACCGGGAGCTGGAAAAAACCGAGGTGGACAGCGATTATGCGAAATTGCTCATTTTCAACTGTGCCGCCGAGAAATATGCAGCCTGCAGTGACTACGAAAGCGAATATTTAACAGAGCAGCTTCAGAAACGCTTTCAAAGCCAGCAGCCGCTCACAGAGTTTGATCCCGCGCTGTTTGAGGAAACCGTCAAACAGGTGCTGCTGGAACCGGATGGTACAGCACATCTGAAACTGATAAACAATCAAATCATAGATATAAATACCACGGAAAGGAGCACACTGATATGCTGA
- a CDS encoding helix-turn-helix domain-containing protein codes for MRIDKLKLAYAMLKAGIDSSKKLAEVAQVSVNTISRILNGGSAKVPTVRKIAAALNVDPMELIEREA; via the coding sequence TTGAGAATAGATAAGCTAAAATTAGCTTACGCAATGCTTAAAGCGGGAATAGATAGCTCAAAAAAGCTTGCCGAAGTCGCGCAAGTTTCTGTCAATACAATTTCTCGCATTCTAAACGGCGGCAGCGCGAAAGTTCCCACTGTACGCAAGATAGCGGCCGCACTTAATGTTGACCCAATGGAATTGATTGAAAGAGAGGCGTAA
- a CDS encoding helix-turn-helix domain-containing protein, which produces MKFYDIFYQLCQQKGVTPTQVSRDIKIRQSTVSMWKKQGTTPNAKTLQKIAEYFGVSTELLLIENKEDFQLYIDSLSQTLNNLKSQVYTSESEYSDVSLQYDHGDISDENFLSTLQRIRKEIEQAERRIRQITYEGDKFEDIQLLLTEPHTPPESE; this is translated from the coding sequence ATGAAGTTCTATGATATCTTTTATCAATTGTGTCAGCAAAAAGGTGTTACGCCAACGCAAGTTAGCCGCGATATTAAAATAAGGCAATCCACAGTTTCTATGTGGAAAAAACAAGGAACGACTCCAAATGCAAAGACTTTGCAAAAAATCGCAGAATACTTTGGCGTTTCTACTGAACTTTTGCTGATTGAAAACAAAGAGGATTTTCAGCTATATATCGATTCTTTATCACAGACCTTAAATAATCTGAAATCCCAAGTCTATACATCTGAATCTGAATATTCAGATGTAAGCCTTCAATACGATCATGGTGATATAAGTGACGAAAACTTTCTAAGTACATTACAAAGGATTAGGAAAGAAATTGAACAGGCAGAAAGAAGAATTCGACAAATAACATATGAAGGGGATAAGTTTGAAGATATTCAGTTACTCTTAACAGAACCCCACACCCCGCCAGAGAGCGAATAG
- a CDS encoding DNA primase family protein, translating into MTTKYSSTSVRPSDFTDTGNARIFARENRGEAIYVKSIDWLTWNGTAWTEGELEAAGLAMKVTDRMMQEAREEIKAAGDAMTAATVTNDDEAKKKAKQQLDLAEAYRKHAKTSRNQPKIAAMLKLARTLMQVKPDKLDANPYLLNTPAGMVDLRTKQVLPHDPKAYCTKITKCGPGSEGRQMWAEFLDTISGGDGKMQNFLQQVAGMAAVGKVFEENLIIAIGDGKNGKSAFFNALANVLNDYAGTIAAEILTTANRNKGAELATLKGKRLIIAAETEEGARLSASVLKQIASTDKIHAERKYKDPEDFQPSHTTILYTNHFPKMSSTDTGAWRRLKPVPFNSKIETKSEVKNYADVLARKAGPAIMEWIVEGAADYIERGHKLVIPEFVQEAIEMYENENDWMGEFLEECCVIEQGRSVGSQSLYDAYHNWGKLTQGYARSKSIFKKELEKRGYFSGKESKGIMWYGLSLIPQESNYQYRMYG; encoded by the coding sequence TTGACCACCAAATACAGCAGCACCAGCGTCAGGCCGTCCGACTTCACGGATACCGGTAATGCCCGAATATTTGCCCGGGAGAATCGGGGCGAGGCTATCTATGTCAAGTCTATTGACTGGCTCACATGGAACGGTACGGCGTGGACAGAGGGTGAACTGGAAGCGGCCGGGCTGGCCATGAAAGTCACTGACCGCATGATGCAGGAAGCCCGCGAAGAAATCAAAGCGGCGGGGGATGCTATGACAGCTGCCACGGTAACCAATGATGACGAGGCGAAGAAAAAAGCAAAGCAGCAGCTTGACCTTGCCGAGGCGTACCGGAAACACGCGAAAACATCCCGCAACCAGCCCAAAATAGCGGCTATGCTCAAGCTGGCCCGAACGCTTATGCAGGTAAAACCGGACAAGCTGGACGCGAACCCGTATTTACTTAACACTCCGGCGGGAATGGTTGATCTGCGTACCAAGCAGGTTCTTCCCCATGACCCGAAAGCATACTGCACCAAGATTACCAAATGCGGCCCGGGCAGTGAGGGGCGGCAGATGTGGGCTGAATTTCTGGATACCATCAGTGGCGGTGACGGTAAGATGCAGAACTTTCTTCAACAGGTGGCCGGCATGGCTGCTGTGGGAAAGGTCTTTGAGGAAAACCTTATTATCGCTATCGGTGACGGCAAGAACGGAAAGAGCGCTTTCTTCAATGCGCTGGCAAACGTGCTGAACGATTATGCAGGGACGATTGCCGCCGAGATTCTCACCACGGCCAACCGCAACAAAGGCGCGGAGCTGGCAACCCTCAAAGGGAAACGGCTCATTATCGCCGCCGAAACAGAGGAAGGCGCACGGCTCTCTGCGTCCGTGCTGAAGCAGATTGCCAGTACCGACAAGATTCACGCCGAACGAAAGTATAAAGATCCTGAGGACTTCCAGCCAAGCCACACCACCATATTGTACACGAATCATTTCCCCAAAATGAGCAGCACTGACACCGGTGCATGGAGGCGTTTAAAGCCGGTTCCGTTCAATTCCAAAATTGAAACCAAAAGCGAGGTGAAGAACTACGCTGATGTTCTCGCCCGGAAAGCTGGCCCGGCTATTATGGAATGGATTGTTGAGGGAGCAGCCGATTACATTGAACGAGGCCACAAGCTGGTAATTCCCGAATTTGTCCAAGAGGCCATAGAAATGTATGAAAATGAAAATGACTGGATGGGCGAATTTTTAGAAGAGTGTTGCGTAATCGAGCAAGGGCGGAGCGTGGGGTCTCAATCTTTATATGATGCCTATCATAATTGGGGAAAATTGACACAGGGATATGCGCGAAGCAAAAGTATATTTAAAAAAGAACTAGAAAAGCGCGGGTATTTTTCAGGCAAAGAAAGCAAAGGAATTATGTGGTATGGTCTTAGTTTAATTCCTCAAGAATCAAACTATCAATACCGAATGTATGGCTAA
- a CDS encoding HsdM family class I SAM-dependent methyltransferase: protein MQGILGSIFSSLDIKEQNGLASDDSKKMTTYQKQFYLHVKEKLNIDAVYFLRDSDGVPKTPLIYFSAMNQYDSQKIAELHRLSWNMGEAPLLFIVLPDQLLIYNNYASPKEKDGKLDPEKGLIETVNLVKKLEAQRKLQKYNRLELESGEYWRKNNERFNIQNRVDTTLINNLKFMRKSLLDRINNKVPADKRQQINPVAIVHGLLGRSILIKYLEERKDSKGSTVFPPNFYESFIPEAKKYTDVLVSKKATYDLFRNLEQHFHGDMFPLIEQEEKVVSQEDLEQLRLFLKGAIDFRNSQLTLWSLYSFNVIPIQLISSIYELFFHLSDTGEDDDKGTYYTPFHLVEMLMDEVLPWEGQYKQIKILDPACGSGIFLVEAYRRIVGKWMYSQSTTKISSEKLSCLMQKYIFGVDCNEEAIRIASFSLSLTMCDYLEPRCIWEELEFPRLVHYNLFISDFFVENGEFEKIGFDIIIGNPPWESQLSVNAKSYITKTRHTIGDKQIAQAFSWKSAELCKPEGVVCLLMPSKGFLFNRSSTNSTYRKEFFDSYDVSVIINYSAFRKVLFEHATGPAVGVIFTPQKSLKTSPIFYCTPKPVYSIEDRRRFLIEPVDICRIPRDIINDDLIWKIAMWGGPRDLDLINKMISMNPTLDVFLQQEGMSKAEGFKRGNRKKSCPEFLTKPMVYAKSVTPFCMDQETLHSLNDDGFECTVEKNRVIFKAPHLLIKQSPKKWNFLAAFLDYDAVFNHSLLGVHGDENVLKYLCILINSKAFSYYQLMTSRRWLVERDELEAGEILSTPIPTPTEEAVNEAVTLYDKISCSLKVNSSEIDSFVYQQFHFTPYETKLVEDAINFVFDYFNAKGKSQALTLPDKESLQTYSEVICDVLKNTLDKTIMFTCKIYAGAAPLSIARINFGGSDIGTIDGQTDNTELNTLLKELDDLLLDQRSESVYVKRNVRVYNKEEVFIIKPNQNRYWTYSAACRDADEIFADIMKAWRNANE, encoded by the coding sequence ATGCAAGGAATCCTTGGAAGTATTTTTAGTTCATTAGATATAAAAGAACAAAATGGTTTAGCATCTGATGACAGCAAGAAAATGACTACTTATCAAAAACAGTTTTATTTACATGTAAAAGAAAAACTAAATATAGATGCTGTATATTTTTTACGTGATTCCGATGGTGTTCCTAAAACACCATTGATATATTTTTCTGCAATGAATCAGTATGATTCACAAAAAATTGCAGAATTGCATCGGCTGTCTTGGAATATGGGAGAAGCTCCTTTGCTTTTTATTGTATTGCCTGATCAATTACTAATATATAATAATTACGCTTCTCCAAAAGAAAAAGATGGAAAATTGGACCCAGAGAAGGGCTTGATAGAGACTGTAAACTTGGTTAAGAAACTTGAAGCTCAACGTAAACTGCAAAAATACAATAGACTAGAATTAGAATCCGGAGAATATTGGAGAAAGAACAATGAACGGTTTAACATCCAAAACCGTGTTGATACAACTCTGATAAACAATTTAAAATTTATGCGCAAGTCATTATTAGATAGAATAAATAACAAAGTTCCAGCAGATAAAAGGCAACAGATTAATCCGGTTGCAATCGTTCATGGACTTTTAGGTAGATCTATACTAATCAAATATTTAGAAGAACGAAAGGATTCTAAGGGAAGCACCGTTTTTCCACCAAATTTTTATGAGTCTTTTATCCCAGAAGCAAAAAAATATACAGATGTATTGGTAAGCAAAAAGGCAACCTATGATTTGTTTCGTAATTTAGAACAACATTTTCATGGTGACATGTTTCCACTTATTGAACAGGAAGAAAAAGTTGTTTCTCAGGAGGATTTGGAGCAATTGAGGCTTTTTCTTAAGGGAGCGATTGACTTTCGTAATAGTCAATTGACCTTATGGTCACTATATTCATTTAATGTAATTCCAATACAACTAATTAGTAGTATTTATGAACTTTTTTTTCATCTTAGTGATACTGGGGAAGATGACGATAAAGGAACTTACTATACTCCTTTTCACTTAGTAGAAATGCTAATGGATGAGGTCTTGCCATGGGAGGGACAATATAAACAGATTAAAATACTTGATCCCGCTTGTGGGTCTGGAATTTTTTTAGTTGAAGCATATCGTAGAATTGTTGGAAAATGGATGTACAGTCAAAGCACGACAAAGATAAGCAGTGAAAAGCTAAGTTGCTTAATGCAGAAATATATATTTGGCGTTGACTGTAATGAAGAAGCAATTCGAATAGCTTCTTTCAGCCTGAGCTTGACAATGTGTGATTATCTTGAGCCTCGATGCATATGGGAAGAACTGGAGTTCCCGAGACTAGTACATTACAACTTGTTCATTAGTGATTTTTTTGTAGAAAACGGTGAATTCGAGAAAATCGGATTTGATATTATAATTGGGAATCCTCCTTGGGAGAGCCAGCTGTCGGTGAATGCTAAGTCATACATTACAAAGACACGACACACGATCGGCGATAAACAGATTGCTCAGGCCTTTTCGTGGAAGTCTGCTGAATTATGTAAACCCGAAGGAGTCGTCTGTTTGCTTATGCCCAGTAAAGGATTTTTGTTTAATCGGTCTAGCACAAATTCAACGTACAGAAAGGAGTTTTTTGATAGTTACGATGTTTCTGTTATAATAAACTACTCTGCTTTCAGAAAGGTATTGTTTGAACATGCTACTGGTCCAGCCGTAGGGGTAATATTTACGCCTCAGAAATCATTGAAAACATCTCCGATTTTTTATTGTACACCAAAACCAGTTTATTCGATTGAGGACAGGCGAAGGTTCCTGATTGAGCCAGTTGATATTTGTCGTATACCAAGAGACATTATAAATGATGATCTCATATGGAAAATCGCAATGTGGGGTGGACCTAGGGATTTAGATTTAATTAATAAAATGATTTCAATGAATCCAACACTTGACGTATTTTTGCAACAAGAAGGAATGAGTAAAGCAGAAGGATTTAAACGAGGGAATAGGAAGAAATCATGCCCAGAGTTTTTAACGAAGCCTATGGTCTATGCTAAAAGCGTTACACCTTTTTGTATGGATCAAGAAACGTTGCATTCTCTTAATGATGATGGTTTTGAATGTACAGTAGAGAAAAATCGTGTCATTTTTAAAGCGCCACATTTACTCATTAAACAAAGCCCTAAAAAGTGGAATTTTCTAGCTGCTTTTCTTGATTATGATGCTGTATTTAACCATAGTCTTCTGGGGGTTCATGGAGATGAAAATGTATTAAAGTATTTATGTATTCTTATAAATTCTAAAGCCTTTTCTTATTATCAGCTTATGACAAGCAGACGATGGTTAGTAGAACGTGACGAATTGGAAGCTGGCGAAATTTTGTCTACTCCGATTCCTACTCCAACCGAAGAGGCGGTTAATGAGGCAGTTACTTTATATGATAAGATTTCTTGTAGTTTAAAAGTGAATTCTTCTGAAATTGATAGTTTTGTATATCAGCAATTTCATTTTACCCCTTATGAAACTAAACTTGTGGAAGATGCAATAAATTTTGTTTTTGACTATTTTAATGCTAAAGGGAAATCTCAAGCACTCACATTACCTGATAAAGAAAGCTTGCAGACCTATTCTGAAGTAATATGTGATGTTTTAAAAAACACTCTTGATAAGACAATTATGTTTACTTGCAAAATATATGCAGGTGCTGCTCCTCTGTCAATAGCTCGCATTAATTTTGGTGGGAGCGATATAGGAACCATCGATGGACAGACTGATAACACGGAATTGAATACTTTATTAAAAGAACTTGACGATTTATTACTTGATCAGCGTTCAGAAAGTGTTTATGTTAAAAGAAACGTCCGAGTCTATAATAAAGAAGAAGTGTTTATCATTAAGCCCAATCAAAATAGGTATTGGACGTACTCTGCAGCATGTCGTGATGCAGATGAAATTTTCGCAGATATTATGAAAGCATGGAGGAACGCAAATGAGTAG
- a CDS encoding recombinase family protein: protein MRPIRNTAIYARYSSDKQTEDSIEAQVRACRDYAAAKGFYVVNVYADEAISGKEAATASRKQYQKMLRDAEKGAFDTILIHKYDRIARNLGEHVNLEKKLDSLGVSLIAAAQDFGTSSEAKIMRALMWSLSEYYLDNLSSEVKKGHKETALKGLHNGGVAPFGYDVVSQHYVINELEAAYVRKLFDAAMNREGFTDILQEMEAGGIKGKRGKSIRYPQVYEMLRNEKYTGVYTYSPQQEERRTDRRDKPNAIRIENALPMIISKAQFMEVRKIMSERKQTGKKAGYLCSGLVYCECGAKMHAMKTHRKGHEYTYFACSKKCGAPVIHMDEVDEAAINYLHELLSSENQQKIMLALRQYQSGERGRMDEFKAVLSKRIAEKQKQYDTLMKNLSSAALPAEIIADIGKQMQGLKEEIAALQATEPPKDFTVEQITAWLNALKASPDDKAIHLLVERIDIKNKTVANITSTLKTVLGETVSFAQFRCMAELHLCNKIKKHMMYSYFLIVSDSCMYRTILRINNQ from the coding sequence GTGCGCCCAATTCGGAACACAGCAATATATGCCCGGTATTCATCGGACAAGCAAACAGAAGATAGTATCGAAGCCCAGGTGCGCGCCTGCCGGGACTATGCGGCCGCAAAGGGCTTTTATGTCGTGAACGTGTATGCTGATGAAGCAATTAGCGGCAAGGAAGCTGCTACGGCCAGCAGGAAGCAGTACCAGAAGATGCTCCGGGACGCTGAAAAGGGAGCCTTCGACACCATACTGATTCACAAATACGACCGCATAGCGCGTAACCTTGGCGAACACGTTAACCTTGAAAAGAAGCTGGATAGCTTGGGGGTTTCCCTGATTGCTGCCGCGCAAGACTTCGGTACCAGCAGCGAAGCAAAGATCATGCGCGCGCTCATGTGGTCGCTTTCGGAATACTACCTCGACAATTTATCTTCCGAGGTGAAGAAGGGCCACAAGGAAACGGCCCTGAAAGGGCTGCACAACGGCGGTGTGGCTCCGTTCGGTTACGATGTGGTAAGCCAGCACTATGTAATAAACGAGCTGGAAGCGGCCTATGTACGCAAGCTGTTTGACGCTGCTATGAACCGAGAAGGGTTTACCGATATTCTTCAGGAAATGGAAGCCGGCGGCATAAAAGGTAAGCGCGGCAAGTCCATCAGATACCCACAGGTTTATGAAATGCTGCGGAATGAAAAGTATACCGGGGTGTATACTTATAGCCCACAGCAGGAGGAGCGGCGCACAGATCGGCGAGATAAGCCGAACGCGATTAGAATAGAAAACGCCCTGCCGATGATTATCAGCAAGGCGCAATTTATGGAGGTGCGAAAGATTATGTCAGAGCGGAAGCAGACCGGCAAAAAGGCCGGGTATCTGTGCAGCGGGCTTGTATATTGTGAGTGCGGGGCAAAAATGCACGCTATGAAAACTCATCGTAAAGGGCATGAATATACCTATTTTGCCTGCTCTAAGAAGTGCGGCGCCCCGGTGATCCATATGGACGAAGTAGACGAGGCGGCTATTAATTACCTGCATGAGCTGCTTTCCTCTGAGAATCAGCAGAAAATCATGCTTGCCCTGCGTCAGTACCAGAGCGGCGAACGGGGCCGCATGGACGAATTCAAGGCTGTTCTTTCCAAGCGGATAGCAGAGAAGCAAAAGCAGTATGATACCCTCATGAAGAACCTGTCCAGCGCTGCCCTGCCCGCTGAAATCATTGCAGATATCGGCAAGCAGATGCAAGGCCTGAAAGAAGAAATCGCCGCCCTGCAGGCCACGGAGCCGCCGAAAGATTTCACTGTGGAGCAGATCACCGCATGGCTGAACGCATTAAAGGCCAGCCCGGACGATAAGGCTATACATCTGCTGGTAGAGCGCATAGACATAAAAAATAAGACGGTTGCCAACATAACAAGTACGTTGAAAACCGTCTTAGGTGAAACTGTGTCATTTGCTCAATTTAGATGCATGGCTGAATTGCATTTATGCAACAAAATCAAAAAACATATGATGTATAGTTATTTTTTGATTGTCAGTGATTCGTGTATGTACAGAACTATATTGCGGATCAACAACCAATAA
- a CDS encoding recombinase family protein, producing the protein MLTQTISPVQKTVSVIPANPITLQGRARKKELRVAAYCRVSTDQEEQQSSYQAQIDYYTAKINGNKDWKLAGIFADEGITGTSAKKRTEFLKLMKLCEKGKVDLVLTKSISRFSRNTLDCLGYIRKLKEKGIPIIFEKEGINTMQMASEMTISLLGSFAQAESESISKNVTWGKRQSFRDGKVTFQYSRFLGYEKGEDGKPKIVPEEAAIVKRIFQSYLSGYSIVKIKKELESEGIFSGTGKKVWSTNAIRYMLRNEKYIGDALLQKTYVTDFLTKKSKKNQGEIPQYYVTGNHEGIISKELFNLVQEEIARRASKRKVSQKATKTEQGKYSSKYALSELLICGGCGARYRRVTWARNGKKKVVWRCINRLENGTKYCKESPTIEEYKLQDAIMKAICGFVEDKDELIDTLKHSLRVALDAEDDTIDTAAVNARIAELDSVMMDLVELSSRSSASADYFDAKFKEISDERTELQNRLRDHEQRRVISQNNNARMKELFEILEQANFNLNEYDEALVKQLIAKVTVASSDKIRITFKGGFEIEKELQ; encoded by the coding sequence ATGCTGACACAAACCATATCACCGGTTCAGAAAACCGTATCCGTCATTCCTGCCAATCCCATCACCTTGCAGGGACGTGCCAGAAAAAAGGAACTGCGTGTGGCCGCTTACTGCCGTGTCAGCACTGACCAAGAGGAACAGCAGTCCAGCTATCAGGCACAGATCGATTATTACACGGCGAAGATTAACGGGAACAAGGACTGGAAGCTGGCCGGTATTTTCGCGGATGAGGGCATCACCGGAACCTCCGCAAAGAAACGTACTGAGTTTTTGAAACTCATGAAGCTGTGCGAAAAAGGCAAGGTGGATCTGGTGCTGACCAAATCCATTTCCCGATTTTCAAGAAATACGCTGGACTGCCTCGGTTATATCCGTAAGCTCAAAGAAAAAGGCATCCCCATCATTTTTGAAAAAGAGGGCATCAACACCATGCAGATGGCCAGCGAAATGACCATCAGCTTACTCGGCAGTTTCGCACAGGCCGAGAGCGAATCTATCAGCAAGAATGTCACATGGGGCAAGCGCCAGAGTTTCAGAGATGGCAAAGTGACATTTCAATACTCCCGCTTTCTTGGCTACGAAAAGGGCGAGGATGGTAAGCCTAAAATTGTACCGGAGGAAGCCGCCATCGTCAAGCGGATATTCCAAAGCTATCTGTCCGGATACAGCATCGTCAAAATCAAAAAGGAACTGGAATCGGAGGGTATCTTCTCCGGCACCGGCAAAAAGGTATGGTCAACCAACGCCATCCGGTATATGCTCAGAAATGAAAAATACATTGGGGACGCTCTATTGCAGAAAACCTATGTGACGGATTTTCTGACCAAGAAAAGCAAGAAGAATCAAGGGGAAATCCCGCAATACTATGTCACCGGCAATCATGAGGGGATCATTTCCAAAGAGCTGTTCAACCTTGTGCAGGAGGAAATTGCCCGGAGAGCCAGCAAACGGAAGGTGTCGCAGAAAGCCACCAAAACCGAGCAGGGCAAGTACAGCAGCAAATATGCTTTGTCGGAGCTTCTCATTTGCGGTGGCTGTGGCGCACGATATCGCCGGGTTACATGGGCCAGAAACGGAAAAAAGAAGGTTGTATGGCGGTGCATCAACCGGCTGGAAAACGGAACAAAATACTGTAAAGAGTCGCCTACCATAGAAGAATACAAGCTGCAGGATGCTATTATGAAGGCTATTTGCGGATTTGTTGAAGATAAGGACGAGCTGATCGATACCTTGAAGCACAGTCTTCGTGTGGCGCTGGATGCAGAAGATGACACTATTGATACCGCCGCCGTCAACGCCCGGATCGCGGAACTGGACAGCGTTATGATGGATCTGGTGGAATTAAGTTCCCGCTCATCTGCCAGCGCCGACTATTTCGATGCGAAATTCAAAGAAATATCCGATGAACGCACGGAACTGCAAAACAGGCTACGGGATCATGAACAGCGACGGGTCATCTCTCAAAACAACAACGCCCGGATGAAAGAGCTGTTCGAGATACTGGAGCAAGCAAATTTTAATCTCAATGAATACGATGAGGCGCTGGTGAAGCAATTGATTGCAAAGGTTACAGTGGCTTCTTCCGACAAGATACGGATTACCTTCAAGGGCGGGTTTGAAATAGAGAAAGAGCTGCAATAG
- a CDS encoding coat protein — MADTFLGLPFDADIFNSVWTSEPDPVKTVMLNSGALVEDAVIAEMIKESGNLYTLPFYETLDGEPDNYDGETDINSTETSSGYQTGVVFGRAVGFTARNFVAELTGADPMGNITSNIARYWQKRDQGRLLLILNTILNISGTSGNAKKWHDSHIFDLSSPTATPYKIGVTDLNDVASSAAGDNKSIFSLAIMHSHVARTLENLQVLEYWKFSDPNGLQCSVALGHVNGYSVLVDDSVPAAPVGGSGDNKALTKYTTYLLGNGAIRTAKGRVDVPSEIERVPAFNGGQETLYTRTRKTFHPNGFSFTPPSSGFSGSPTDAQLGDVSNWEIKFDPKTIPIAALITNG; from the coding sequence ATGGCTGATACTTTTCTCGGCTTACCATTTGATGCAGACATTTTTAATTCTGTATGGACTTCTGAGCCCGATCCGGTGAAAACCGTTATGCTGAACAGCGGCGCCCTGGTGGAAGACGCTGTAATTGCAGAAATGATAAAGGAAAGCGGGAATCTGTACACCCTGCCGTTTTATGAAACGCTGGACGGAGAACCGGATAACTACGACGGAGAAACGGACATCAATTCTACCGAAACCAGCAGCGGTTATCAGACCGGTGTTGTCTTTGGCCGCGCGGTTGGCTTCACCGCACGCAATTTTGTTGCTGAGCTGACCGGTGCGGACCCGATGGGCAACATCACTTCAAATATCGCCCGATATTGGCAGAAAAGGGATCAAGGCCGGTTGTTATTGATCTTAAATACCATCTTGAATATTTCCGGGACAAGCGGCAATGCAAAGAAATGGCACGACAGCCATATTTTTGATCTGTCTTCTCCCACCGCGACACCTTACAAGATCGGAGTAACGGATCTAAACGATGTGGCTTCCAGCGCAGCAGGCGATAACAAGTCTATATTCAGCCTCGCAATCATGCATTCCCACGTTGCCAGAACGCTTGAAAACCTTCAGGTGCTTGAATACTGGAAATTCAGCGATCCAAACGGGCTGCAGTGCAGCGTCGCTCTCGGCCATGTGAATGGATACTCTGTTCTTGTTGATGATAGCGTTCCGGCGGCCCCTGTGGGCGGCAGTGGTGATAATAAGGCCTTGACCAAGTACACCACCTACCTGTTGGGTAATGGCGCTATACGAACGGCTAAAGGGCGCGTGGACGTTCCGAGCGAGATTGAGCGCGTCCCTGCTTTTAATGGCGGTCAAGAAACGCTTTATACCCGTACCCGCAAGACATTTCACCCGAATGGATTCAGCTTTACTCCTCCTTCTTCCGGTTTCTCTGGTTCTCCTACTGACGCGCAGCTCGGTGATGTTTCGAACTGGGAAATCAAGTTCGATCCTAAAACTATTCCGATCGCCGCACTCATTACGAACGGCTAA